Proteins from a single region of Theileria parva strain Muguga chromosome 1, complete sequence, whole genome shotgun sequence:
- the KGD2 gene encoding dihydrolipoyllysine-residue succinyltransferase (E2 component of oxoglutarate dehydrogenase (succinyl-transferring) complex), with the protein MAHNIRFCLRFHRYLNSFARNKKFSRFYSVLPTCKSAFTDPSTRYTNCFVLSKSSDFNPLKLIGNRYFSKDLKVINVPTLGDSISEGTLTKWAVSVGDYLNVDDLIAVVETDKVSVDVNSPFSGVLTKTFSNTGDTILVGKPLVEIDLAGKPSDKPPEKKTEDKPPTPAPSKPEPKSPEPPKPSDSKPVSSSQVKPPTPVQSKPLPPLEKASSLSMVPPTQVPSSDLEPETRVPLTRMRMRIAERLKHAQTENVMLTTFNECDMSELTKVRKMLNESGEVSCKLGFVSAFMRASTLALLKMPIMNSYIEGNEMVTKNYVDISVAVATPTGLLVPVIRNCEFKNWEELELSLLEMAKKAREGSITIEDMTGGTFTISNGGVYGSLLSTPIINPPQSSILGMHAITKRPVVRDDNIVIRPVMNVALTYDHRLIDGRDAVTFLNTIKKFIENPSLLLLK; encoded by the exons ATGGCACATAATATTAGATTCTGTCTTCGTTTTCATAGATACCTTAACAGTTTTGCcagaaataaaaaattttctagATTCTATTCTGTCCTTCCAACCTGTAAATCCGCCTTTACAGACCCTAGTACGAGATATACCAATTGTTttgttttatcaaaaaGTTCTGATTTTAATCCTTTGAAGCTTATCGGCAATCGTTACTTTTcaaaag ATCTAAAGGTTATTAATGTTCCTACTCTGGGTGATTCTATTAGTGAGGGTACCCTGACCAAGTGGGCCGTTTCAGTTGGAGATTACTTAAACGTTGATGATCTAATAGCTGTTGTGGAGACCGATAAGGTCTCAGTCGATGTTAACTCTCCATTTTCTGGAGTTCTAACCAAGACTTTTTCGAATACGG GAGATACAATCCTGGTTGGAAAGCCACTTGTCGAAATTGATTTGGCTGGCAAACCTTCTGACAAACCGCCAGAAAAGAAAACTGAAGATAAACCACCTACTCCTGCTCCTAGTAAACCTGAACCAAAGTCTCCTGAACCCCCTAAACCGTCAGATTCAAAGCCAGTATCTTCTTCTCAAGTCAAACCACCCACTCCTGTACAATCTAAACCACTACCACCACTTGAAAAGGCTTCTTCTTTGAGTATGGTTCCACCAACTCAAGTCCCATCTTCTGATTTAGAACCTGAAACTAGA GTCCCCCTGACCAGGATGCGTATGAGGATTGCCGAACGCCTTAAACATGCTCAGACTGAGAATGTTATGTTAACAACATTCAACGAGTGTGACATGAGTGAGTTAACGAAGGTCAGGAAGATGCTAAATGAGTCTGGCGAAGTTTCATGCAAACTTGGATTCGTCTCTGCCTTCATGCGTGCATCAACACTTGCGCTCTTAAAGATGCCAATTATGAATTCAT ATATTGAGGGGAATGAAATGGTTACAAAGAACTATGTCGACATTTCAGTCGCTGTTGCCACTCCCACGGGATTATTAGTCCCGGTGATAAGAAACTGTGAATTTAAGAATTGGGAAGAACTTGAACTT TCACTTCTGGAGATGGCTAAGAAGGCCAGGGAGGGCTCTATCACCATCGAGGACATGACTGGCGGCACTTTCACTATCTCTAACG GTGGCGTTTACGGCAGTCTCTTGAGCACTCCAATAATCAACCCTCCTCAATCTTCGATTCTAG GGATGCATGCAATTACTAAACGTCCAGTTGTTCGTGATGACAACATAGTAATAAGACCTGTTATGAACGTCGCTTTGACCTATGACCACAGACTTATTGACGGCAGGGACGCCGTTACTTTTTTGAACACTATTAAGAAGTTTATAGAGAACCCATCGCTTCTTCTGCttaagtaa